In one Agathobacter rectalis ATCC 33656 genomic region, the following are encoded:
- a CDS encoding phage tail assembly chaperone has translation MAKEFVKGVTVGEATAEENTQPAVSTVETNEEETKQVIRANEEDFIAGLIAAADFASDEEETQRIEIVRNGKLAFAFSIRPLGSEEYDKCRKKFTKYVRNKQLGIKMPEDTDRIKYQSAIIHKATIAEDREKLWDNKKVWQALESKGFQIMSGLDVIEYTLKAGEKDRIIDAIDTLSGYESNIEEVAKN, from the coding sequence ATGGCTAAAGAATTTGTAAAAGGCGTAACAGTAGGCGAGGCAACAGCTGAGGAGAATACTCAGCCTGCAGTAAGCACAGTGGAGACAAACGAAGAGGAAACAAAGCAGGTAATCAGAGCGAATGAGGAGGACTTCATCGCAGGTCTGATTGCGGCTGCAGATTTCGCTTCCGATGAAGAGGAAACACAGAGGATTGAGATTGTCAGAAACGGCAAGCTCGCTTTTGCATTCTCTATCAGACCTCTCGGCTCAGAGGAGTACGACAAGTGCCGTAAGAAATTTACAAAGTATGTTCGTAATAAGCAGCTTGGTATCAAGATGCCGGAGGACACAGACCGTATCAAGTACCAGTCAGCAATCATCCACAAGGCGACTATCGCAGAGGATAGAGAGAAGTTATGGGACAACAAGAAGGTATGGCAGGCACTTGAAAGCAAAGGATTTCAGATTATGTCCGGCCTGGATGTAATCGAGTACACACTTAAAGCTGGCGAGAAAGACCGCATTATTGATGCGATCGACACCCTCAGCGGCTACGAGAGCAACATTGAGGAAGTAGCAAAAAACTAA